From the Candidatus Cloacimonadaceae bacterium genome, one window contains:
- a CDS encoding OmpA family protein, which produces MKSILSMIVMSLVFNVAAHAAPTAAPSPIPTREDMYILIKEELMLTVEIYKTQVEILSMMVSIHQLSLESQNDEFSNQIEEFRRLKQYEGKFNAERFALLQEQLNKAREDLSGVNLILQQHVLKVKQAEVKIQENFDNINKLAQQFIKEVESNKKPDLPPAILKTMKESFTGMSKAIVATGLDKKATDLFMRAVDDYVKFESSYDENQGDILQNQMLMLQSYSSAESAHSQYADMETYLNGLRKMLDAETARKNELQRRLDELKKMPMGKTYEDKIYFASGSVTLSLEAIRILNKFAASVPSDDDYEIMITGFADTTPIGAKLKHKYASNWELSLARSSAVVNYMLEKLKFPPEKIIIAGKGQYAPNQDTDAKDLSRRVEFRFVPKSK; this is translated from the coding sequence GTGAAATCAATACTCAGTATGATAGTGATGTCATTAGTTTTTAATGTGGCAGCCCATGCGGCACCCACAGCAGCCCCATCTCCCATACCAACCCGTGAAGATATGTACATTCTCATCAAAGAAGAGCTGATGCTCACCGTGGAAATCTACAAAACGCAGGTGGAGATTCTATCCATGATGGTATCTATTCATCAGCTAAGCTTGGAAAGTCAAAACGATGAATTTAGCAATCAGATTGAAGAGTTCAGACGGCTCAAGCAATATGAAGGGAAGTTCAACGCAGAGCGGTTCGCCTTACTGCAGGAACAATTGAACAAAGCCCGGGAAGATCTTTCCGGTGTCAACTTAATCCTGCAGCAGCATGTCCTCAAGGTCAAACAAGCGGAAGTGAAAATCCAAGAAAACTTTGATAATATCAACAAGCTCGCCCAGCAGTTTATCAAAGAGGTGGAAAGCAACAAGAAACCAGACCTGCCACCGGCAATCCTTAAAACCATGAAAGAGAGTTTCACCGGCATGTCCAAGGCGATTGTTGCCACCGGCTTGGACAAAAAAGCCACTGACCTATTTATGCGGGCTGTCGATGATTACGTCAAATTTGAGAGCTCTTATGACGAAAACCAGGGTGACATCCTGCAAAATCAAATGCTGATGCTTCAGTCTTATTCGTCTGCGGAGTCCGCGCACAGCCAATACGCGGACATGGAAACGTATTTGAATGGTTTGCGGAAAATGTTAGATGCCGAAACTGCGCGAAAGAATGAACTTCAACGCCGGCTGGATGAGCTCAAGAAAATGCCGATGGGCAAAACCTACGAAGATAAAATCTACTTTGCTTCCGGCAGCGTGACGCTCAGTTTAGAAGCCATTAGGATACTCAATAAATTTGCAGCAAGCGTTCCCTCCGATGATGATTATGAGATCATGATCACCGGATTTGCCGATACCACTCCCATCGGCGCGAAACTGAAACATAAATATGCCTCAAATTGGGAACTGTCCCTGGCAAGATCTTCCGCGGTGGTGAACTATATGCTTGAAAAGCTAAAATTCCCCCCGGAGAAGATCATCATTGCCGGCAAGGGTCAATATGCCCCAAACCAGGATACTGATGCCAAAGATCTGAGCAGAAGGGTGGAGTTTCGCTTCGTTCCGAAAAGTAAATAG